In Tenebrio molitor chromosome 6, icTenMoli1.1, whole genome shotgun sequence, one genomic interval encodes:
- the LOC138132664 gene encoding hyaluronan mediated motility receptor-like isoform X1 — protein sequence MSFPRAKIQRFNEIKACTPSPAKYNVSTQEKIKMGVMGKAGTYVKRSGSPSRSDTGSVHSTPCFQTPTVPSKKKKLLGLSFKSTKTVDAEELREKIVECNNKDLYISDLTEQVEEMTARITDLQKENARLQSEKDECEGALVALQKQQKEVSLECSKRYSEINVHFKDMARQLRQIREEHENLRSHNLVDLAKLLTYIGKIQELYDITIEECKGELERERREAREKKEKMRRDHFEEVELLITQHEQEGATIEKKLEESEERVKLLEETLKDANLRSELQIKEKTEEMQLLDKRHREEKDEVGKKLEESEAKIRLLEENFKDVNVLTELQMKEKIQEIEVGWKLELMKKEKEHEAILKECQEISEYNIIQSELEKNEIKALLSEKEQSYEAVEIKREQLEEEVNNLKNEKHAYELSISTFRDTIEVLKRRLINSDRDVEQLKEELEKSEAKILQFEKKCIELSDQLQEAQNGKEELEMQYESTSKIMQSQVSAVEKNLLEKVDALSSESRKMLKDKELLDEVLQQYKDQQSTVAEAQEAIKLSNSLIDSMELKQSELEAELKVCMAKLEEEIEEGAEVRKKYIEKSGKYDELAQQFEQLLQELDRAKGRTQELEKLIGPYQEQLEAYHCELSLLSNEKSSIANQAKELGLKYAEILGHQNHKQKIKHVKDLKEKLSEFSQKNMELEAKNYKSNKLIEKLKKEIDDLRKPGKKLKIGEDKENMASPKCLKGTQSPGPLKDKN from the exons ATGTCGTTCCCTAGGGCCAAAATACAAAGATTTAACGAGATAAAAG CCTGCACCCCCTCGCCTGCAAAGTACAATGTTTCCAcacaagaaaaaatcaaaatggggGTCATGGGCAAGGCAGGGACGTACGTGAAGAGGTCCGGAAGCCCCTCCAGATCGGACACGGGTTCAGTCCACAGCACACCATGTTTTCAAACA CCAACTGTGCCGtcgaagaaaaagaaattgttaGGATTGTCGTTTAAGAGTACAAAAACGGTCGATGCGGAGGAGTTGCgggaaaaaattgtagaatGTAATAACAAAGACTTGTACATTAGTGATCTCACAGAACAAGTGGAGGAAATGACCGCGAGAATTACCGATTTACAGAAGGAAAACGCACGATTGCAAAGTGAAAAAGATGAGTGCGAGGGGGCGCTGGTGGCAttgcaaaaacaacaaaaagaaGTCAGTCTTGAATGTTCTAAACGGTACAGCGAGATTAACGTTCATTTCAAGGATATGGCTCGACAATTGCGTCAAATTCGAGAAGAACATGAAAATTTAAGGAGTCACAATTTGGTCGATTTGGCCAAGTTGTTGACGTACATTGGGAAAATTCAGGAGTTGTACGATATAACCATAGAAGAGTGTAAAGGAGAGCTCGAGAGAGAGAGACGAGAAGCACGGGAAAAGAAAGAGAAGATGCGACGGGATCATTTTGAAGAAGTTGAGTTGCTGATCACACAACATGAGCAAGAGGGTGCAACTATCGAGAAGAAATTAGAAGAAAGCGAGGAGAGAGTCAAGTTGCTTGAGGAGACTCTAAAGGATGCAAATTTACGCAGCGAGCTGCAAATTAAAGAAAAGACTGAAGAAATGCAGTTGTTGGATAAACGGCACCGGGAAGAAAAAGATGAGGTCGGCAAGAAATTAGAAGAAAGCGAGGCGAAAATCAGACTGCTGGAGGAGAATTTCAAAGATGTCAACGTTTTGACGGAACTTCAGATGAAAGAGAAAATTCAGGAGATCGAGGTCGGTTGGAAGCTCGAACTGATGAAAAAGGAGAAGGAGCACGAAGCCATTTTGAAAGAGTGTCAAGAGATCAGCGAATATAACATTATCCAAAGCGAACTCGAAAAAAACGAAATCAAGGCGCTGTTGTCGGAGAAAGAACAATCCTATGAAGCAGTAGAAATCAAACGTGAGCAGTTGGAAGAGGAGGTGAACAATTTAAAGAACGAAAAGCACGCTTACGAACTGTCAATTAGTACATTTAGGGATACGATCGAGGTGTTGAAGAGGCGCTTGATCAACTCGGACAGAGACGTGGAACAACTGAAAGAAGAGCTTGAAAAAAGTGAAGCAAAAATTCTACAGTTCGAGAAGAAATGTATCGAATTGTCCGACCAACTACAGGAAGCACAAAACGGCAAAGAAGAACTGGAAATGCAGTACGAatcgacgtcgaaaatcatgCAGAGTCAAGTCTCGGCAGTCGAGAAGAACCTGTTGGAGAAAGTCGACGCCCTCAGTTCCGAATCTCGGAAGATGCTGAAAGACAAGGAATTGCTCGACGAGGTTTTGCAACAGTACAAAGATCAACAGAGCACGGTAGCTGAGGCGCAGGAGGCCATAAAGCTATCGAATTCCCTCATAGACTCGATGGAACTCAAACAGAGCGAATTGGAGGCGGAACTGAAGGTCTGTATGGCGAAACTGGAAGAAGAGATCGAAGAGGGGGCCGAAGTCAGGAAGAAATACATCGAGAAGAGCGGCAAGTACGACGAGTTGGCCCAGCAGTTCGAGCAGTTGTTGCAGGAGCTCGACAGAGCCAAAGGGAGGACGCAGGAGTTGGAGAAGTTGATCGGGCCGTATCAAGAACAGTTGGAAGCTTACCACTGCGAGTTGAGTTTGTTGAGTAACGAGAAATCTAGCATAGCTAACCAAGCCAAAGAATTAGGTCTGAAATACGCCGAAATACTAGGACATCAAAATCACAAGCAGAAGATCAAGCACGTCAAAGATCTGAAAGAGAAGTTGTCGGAGTTTTCCCAGAAAAATATGGAGCTGGAGgcgaaaaattacaaatcgaaTAAGTTAATAGAAAAGTTGAAGAAGGAAATCGACGATCTGAGAAAACCCGGGAAAAAGTTGAAGATCGGAGAAGACAAGGAGAATATGGCAAGTCCGAAGTGTCTGAAGGGGACGCAGAGTCCCGGCCCGTTGAAGGACAAAAATTAg
- the LOC138132664 gene encoding hyaluronan mediated motility receptor-like isoform X2, translated as MSFPRAKIQRFNEIKACTPSPAKYNVSTQEKIKMGVMGKAGTYVKRSGSPSRSDTGSVHSTPCFQTPTVPSKKKKLLGLSFKSTKTVDAEELREKIVECNNKDLYISDLTEQVEEMTARITDLQKENARLQSEKDECEGALVALQKQQKEDMARQLRQIREEHENLRSHNLVDLAKLLTYIGKIQELYDITIEECKGELERERREAREKKEKMRRDHFEEVELLITQHEQEGATIEKKLEESEERVKLLEETLKDANLRSELQIKEKTEEMQLLDKRHREEKDEVGKKLEESEAKIRLLEENFKDVNVLTELQMKEKIQEIEVGWKLELMKKEKEHEAILKECQEISEYNIIQSELEKNEIKALLSEKEQSYEAVEIKREQLEEEVNNLKNEKHAYELSISTFRDTIEVLKRRLINSDRDVEQLKEELEKSEAKILQFEKKCIELSDQLQEAQNGKEELEMQYESTSKIMQSQVSAVEKNLLEKVDALSSESRKMLKDKELLDEVLQQYKDQQSTVAEAQEAIKLSNSLIDSMELKQSELEAELKVCMAKLEEEIEEGAEVRKKYIEKSGKYDELAQQFEQLLQELDRAKGRTQELEKLIGPYQEQLEAYHCELSLLSNEKSSIANQAKELGLKYAEILGHQNHKQKIKHVKDLKEKLSEFSQKNMELEAKNYKSNKLIEKLKKEIDDLRKPGKKLKIGEDKENMASPKCLKGTQSPGPLKDKN; from the exons ATGTCGTTCCCTAGGGCCAAAATACAAAGATTTAACGAGATAAAAG CCTGCACCCCCTCGCCTGCAAAGTACAATGTTTCCAcacaagaaaaaatcaaaatggggGTCATGGGCAAGGCAGGGACGTACGTGAAGAGGTCCGGAAGCCCCTCCAGATCGGACACGGGTTCAGTCCACAGCACACCATGTTTTCAAACA CCAACTGTGCCGtcgaagaaaaagaaattgttaGGATTGTCGTTTAAGAGTACAAAAACGGTCGATGCGGAGGAGTTGCgggaaaaaattgtagaatGTAATAACAAAGACTTGTACATTAGTGATCTCACAGAACAAGTGGAGGAAATGACCGCGAGAATTACCGATTTACAGAAGGAAAACGCACGATTGCAAAGTGAAAAAGATGAGTGCGAGGGGGCGCTGGTGGCAttgcaaaaacaacaaaaagaa GATATGGCTCGACAATTGCGTCAAATTCGAGAAGAACATGAAAATTTAAGGAGTCACAATTTGGTCGATTTGGCCAAGTTGTTGACGTACATTGGGAAAATTCAGGAGTTGTACGATATAACCATAGAAGAGTGTAAAGGAGAGCTCGAGAGAGAGAGACGAGAAGCACGGGAAAAGAAAGAGAAGATGCGACGGGATCATTTTGAAGAAGTTGAGTTGCTGATCACACAACATGAGCAAGAGGGTGCAACTATCGAGAAGAAATTAGAAGAAAGCGAGGAGAGAGTCAAGTTGCTTGAGGAGACTCTAAAGGATGCAAATTTACGCAGCGAGCTGCAAATTAAAGAAAAGACTGAAGAAATGCAGTTGTTGGATAAACGGCACCGGGAAGAAAAAGATGAGGTCGGCAAGAAATTAGAAGAAAGCGAGGCGAAAATCAGACTGCTGGAGGAGAATTTCAAAGATGTCAACGTTTTGACGGAACTTCAGATGAAAGAGAAAATTCAGGAGATCGAGGTCGGTTGGAAGCTCGAACTGATGAAAAAGGAGAAGGAGCACGAAGCCATTTTGAAAGAGTGTCAAGAGATCAGCGAATATAACATTATCCAAAGCGAACTCGAAAAAAACGAAATCAAGGCGCTGTTGTCGGAGAAAGAACAATCCTATGAAGCAGTAGAAATCAAACGTGAGCAGTTGGAAGAGGAGGTGAACAATTTAAAGAACGAAAAGCACGCTTACGAACTGTCAATTAGTACATTTAGGGATACGATCGAGGTGTTGAAGAGGCGCTTGATCAACTCGGACAGAGACGTGGAACAACTGAAAGAAGAGCTTGAAAAAAGTGAAGCAAAAATTCTACAGTTCGAGAAGAAATGTATCGAATTGTCCGACCAACTACAGGAAGCACAAAACGGCAAAGAAGAACTGGAAATGCAGTACGAatcgacgtcgaaaatcatgCAGAGTCAAGTCTCGGCAGTCGAGAAGAACCTGTTGGAGAAAGTCGACGCCCTCAGTTCCGAATCTCGGAAGATGCTGAAAGACAAGGAATTGCTCGACGAGGTTTTGCAACAGTACAAAGATCAACAGAGCACGGTAGCTGAGGCGCAGGAGGCCATAAAGCTATCGAATTCCCTCATAGACTCGATGGAACTCAAACAGAGCGAATTGGAGGCGGAACTGAAGGTCTGTATGGCGAAACTGGAAGAAGAGATCGAAGAGGGGGCCGAAGTCAGGAAGAAATACATCGAGAAGAGCGGCAAGTACGACGAGTTGGCCCAGCAGTTCGAGCAGTTGTTGCAGGAGCTCGACAGAGCCAAAGGGAGGACGCAGGAGTTGGAGAAGTTGATCGGGCCGTATCAAGAACAGTTGGAAGCTTACCACTGCGAGTTGAGTTTGTTGAGTAACGAGAAATCTAGCATAGCTAACCAAGCCAAAGAATTAGGTCTGAAATACGCCGAAATACTAGGACATCAAAATCACAAGCAGAAGATCAAGCACGTCAAAGATCTGAAAGAGAAGTTGTCGGAGTTTTCCCAGAAAAATATGGAGCTGGAGgcgaaaaattacaaatcgaaTAAGTTAATAGAAAAGTTGAAGAAGGAAATCGACGATCTGAGAAAACCCGGGAAAAAGTTGAAGATCGGAGAAGACAAGGAGAATATGGCAAGTCCGAAGTGTCTGAAGGGGACGCAGAGTCCCGGCCCGTTGAAGGACAAAAATTAg